In Bernardetia sp., a genomic segment contains:
- a CDS encoding beta-ketoacyl-ACP reductase, whose protein sequence is MFSLKNKVAIITGGAKGIGKAVAETFHKAGAKIAIWDLDEEGQKVADSVSGKFYKVNTADREGLENTTQQVISDFGRIDILINNAGILRDSSFLKMSDNFWDSVIDVNLTGVYNCAKAIVPHMKTQKYGRIINASSIAGVYGNFGQTNYSAAKAGVIGFTKALAREVGKDGITVNAIAPGYIQTDMTASIPKEFQEKIIASIPVRRAGKPEDIANAYLYLASEEASFVNGSVLQIDGGGIL, encoded by the coding sequence ATGTTTTCATTAAAAAATAAAGTCGCTATCATTACAGGAGGCGCAAAAGGAATTGGAAAAGCTGTTGCCGAAACATTCCATAAAGCAGGGGCAAAAATTGCTATTTGGGATTTGGATGAAGAAGGACAAAAAGTAGCCGATTCTGTGAGTGGAAAATTTTATAAAGTCAATACGGCTGACAGAGAAGGATTAGAAAATACAACACAGCAAGTAATTTCTGACTTTGGAAGAATAGATATTTTGATAAATAATGCTGGTATTCTTAGAGATTCATCTTTTTTGAAAATGTCTGACAATTTTTGGGATAGTGTTATTGATGTTAATCTTACAGGTGTTTATAACTGTGCAAAAGCTATTGTGCCACACATGAAAACTCAAAAATATGGTAGAATTATTAATGCTTCTTCTATTGCTGGTGTGTATGGAAACTTTGGACAAACAAATTATTCGGCTGCAAAAGCTGGTGTGATTGGTTTTACAAAAGCACTTGCTAGAGAAGTAGGTAAAGACGGAATTACAGTAAATGCCATTGCCCCTGGTTATATCCAAACTGATATGACGGCTTCTATTCCTAAAGAGTTTCAAGAAAAAATAATTGCTTCTATCCCTGTTCGTCGTGCAGGAAAGCCAGAAGATATAGCCAATGCCTATTTGTATTTAGCTTCAGAAGAAGCTAGTTTTGTTAATGGCTCTGTTCTGCAAATTGATGGAGGAGGAATACTTTAA
- the infC gene encoding translation initiation factor IF-3 produces MAKTYRRGGRRPFKREEDPHRINRRIRAKEVRLVGDDVEDGIYSTAEALEIAKKLGLDLVEIAPNAKPPVCKIIDYSKFKYEQKKKQKELKANAHKVVVKEIRFGPNTSEHDLDFKTRHAQKFLEEGNKVKAYVQFAGRTIVFKDRGREILERFAEAVEEQGKPEGSPKMEGKRMIVMFTPKSIPKKKSTKPKETSKKEQGSASSKSLSSENENQDEEE; encoded by the coding sequence ATCGCAAAAACGTATAGAAGAGGGGGCAGACGACCTTTCAAAAGAGAGGAAGACCCTCATCGCATCAATCGCCGAATCAGAGCAAAAGAAGTACGCCTAGTAGGTGATGATGTAGAAGATGGAATTTATTCTACTGCCGAAGCTTTAGAAATAGCTAAGAAATTAGGACTAGATTTAGTAGAAATTGCTCCTAATGCAAAACCACCTGTTTGTAAAATTATTGATTACTCAAAATTTAAGTACGAACAGAAAAAGAAACAAAAAGAACTGAAGGCCAATGCTCATAAGGTAGTGGTAAAGGAAATTCGCTTTGGTCCAAATACTAGCGAACATGACCTAGACTTCAAAACTCGTCACGCACAAAAGTTTCTTGAAGAAGGAAACAAAGTAAAAGCTTATGTACAGTTTGCAGGACGAACTATTGTCTTTAAAGACAGAGGAAGAGAAATCTTAGAGCGTTTTGCAGAAGCTGTGGAAGAACAAGGAAAACCAGAAGGAAGTCCGAAAATGGAAGGAAAGCGTATGATTGTTATGTTTACGCCAAAATCAATTCCAAAGAAGAAAAGTACAAAGCCAAAAGAAACTTCTAAAAAAGAACAAGGTTCGGCTAGTAGCAAATCATTGTCTTCAGAAAACGAAAATCAAGACGAAGAAGAATAA
- the rpmI gene encoding 50S ribosomal protein L35, with amino-acid sequence MPKMKTNSGAKKRFKLTGTGKIKRKHAFMNHILTKKSHKRKKRLAQFAIVHSTDEKRIKKLLINM; translated from the coding sequence ATGCCTAAGATGAAAACCAACTCAGGCGCAAAAAAACGTTTCAAACTTACTGGTACAGGTAAAATCAAACGCAAGCATGCGTTTATGAACCACATCCTTACTAAGAAGTCACACAAACGTAAGAAGCGTCTTGCTCAATTTGCTATCGTTCATTCAACAGACGAAAAGCGTATCAAAAAATTGCTTATCAACATGTAA
- the rplT gene encoding 50S ribosomal protein L20, protein MPRSVNHVASRARRKRILRHAKGFYGARKNVWTVAKNAVEKSLQYAYVGRKLKKRDFRSLWIQRINAGARQHGMSYSQFMGKIHKAGITLNRKVLADLAMNHPEAFKSIVEKVK, encoded by the coding sequence ATGCCTCGTTCGGTAAACCACGTCGCTTCACGAGCTCGTCGTAAGCGCATCCTCAGACACGCCAAAGGATTCTATGGCGCACGTAAAAATGTTTGGACAGTAGCAAAAAATGCTGTTGAAAAGAGTCTTCAATATGCTTACGTAGGTCGTAAGCTCAAAAAACGTGATTTCCGTAGCCTATGGATTCAGCGTATTAATGCTGGAGCTCGTCAGCACGGAATGTCTTATTCTCAATTTATGGGCAAAATTCACAAAGCAGGAATTACATTAAATCGTAAAGTTCTTGCTGATTTAGCTATGAATCACCCTGAAGCATTTAAGTCTATTGTAGAAAAAGTAAAATAA
- a CDS encoding valine--tRNA ligase → MNELSATYQPTQTEDKWYEYWLKNKFFEANVNPEKESFTIVIPPPNVTGVLHMGHMLNNTIQDILVRRARMQGYEALWVPGTDHASIATEAKVVRLLREQGIKKSDLTREEFLSHAYDWKNKYGGIILEQLKKLGASCDWNRTGFTMDEGYYKAVIRVFVDLYKKGFIYRSNRMVNWDCEAQTTISNEEIIYKEEGEKAFLYHTKYELEEGGTITIATQRPETIMGDVAIAVNPTDERFKDLIGKNAIVPFIGRKIPIIGDEYVEKDFGTGMLKVTPAHDPNDYEIGQRHNLPIIDTINDDGTLNEKCEMPEMVGKDRFEVRKLITKKLEEAGLLVEKEEVVSRIGRSERTGSVVEPKLSLQWFIKMQEISKTALKVVEDDEIILHPAKFKNTYRHWMENVRDWCISRQLWWGHQIPAYFYGEGDEDFVVAETKEEALQLIKEKTGKEISENDIRQDDDVLDTWASSWLWPIAVFDGFNDDCFDKETGKIDLSKNPELDFFYPTQVLVTAPEILFFWVARMIIAGYEYTGKRPFKDVYLTGIVRDKQGRKMSKSLGNSPDPLDLIAKYGADGVRVGMLFSSPAGNDLPFDEKLCRQGSEFSNKIWQALRLLNLWEKSDIETPKDCQIAITWFESKLNQAFAEIENHYENYRISDALLGIYKLIKDEFCSNYLEMIKPAYGSPIDKATYGQTVTFFEQLMKILHPFMPFLTEEVWHILNDREEKEAILVSEYPDTKEFDGAILKKVDQIFELVSQVRKVRNAKNIPPKEKLDLFVKSSDKNFYDEFLEVIQKLAGVETINFTDEKPSPAMSFVVKGDEFSVPIQVDVEEERQNLIKEIEYTKGFLKSVDKKLSNERFVNNAKAEIVEKERQKKADAEAKIKALEEALGSLV, encoded by the coding sequence ATGAACGAACTTAGCGCAACCTACCAACCTACCCAAACTGAAGACAAGTGGTATGAATACTGGCTCAAAAACAAGTTTTTTGAAGCAAATGTAAATCCAGAAAAAGAATCATTTACGATTGTCATTCCTCCACCAAATGTTACAGGTGTCTTACACATGGGACACATGCTCAACAACACCATTCAAGATATTTTGGTGCGCCGTGCTAGAATGCAAGGCTATGAAGCTCTTTGGGTACCAGGGACAGACCACGCTTCTATTGCTACGGAGGCAAAGGTAGTGCGTTTGCTTCGTGAACAAGGTATAAAAAAATCTGACCTTACAAGAGAGGAGTTTTTATCACATGCCTACGATTGGAAAAATAAATATGGTGGGATTATTTTAGAGCAGCTTAAAAAATTAGGTGCAAGTTGCGACTGGAATCGTACAGGTTTTACAATGGATGAAGGCTATTATAAAGCTGTTATTCGTGTGTTTGTAGATTTGTATAAAAAAGGATTTATTTATCGTAGCAACCGAATGGTAAACTGGGATTGTGAAGCCCAGACAACTATTTCCAACGAAGAAATTATTTACAAAGAAGAAGGCGAAAAAGCATTTTTATACCATACAAAATATGAATTAGAAGAAGGTGGAACAATCACAATAGCAACACAACGTCCAGAGACAATTATGGGAGACGTTGCTATTGCTGTCAATCCAACAGATGAGCGTTTTAAAGATTTGATAGGCAAGAATGCTATTGTTCCATTTATTGGTCGTAAAATTCCAATCATTGGAGATGAGTATGTAGAGAAAGATTTCGGTACAGGAATGCTCAAAGTTACACCAGCACACGACCCTAATGACTACGAAATCGGACAACGTCACAATCTTCCTATCATTGACACCATAAACGATGACGGAACACTCAATGAAAAATGTGAAATGCCTGAAATGGTAGGAAAAGACCGTTTTGAAGTTCGCAAGCTCATCACTAAAAAGCTAGAAGAAGCAGGTCTTTTGGTAGAAAAAGAAGAAGTTGTTTCAAGAATCGGTCGTTCGGAGCGTACAGGAAGTGTAGTTGAGCCAAAACTTTCTTTGCAATGGTTTATCAAAATGCAAGAGATTTCCAAAACGGCATTAAAAGTAGTAGAAGACGACGAAATTATTTTGCATCCTGCCAAATTCAAAAATACGTATCGCCATTGGATGGAAAATGTAAGGGATTGGTGTATTTCTCGTCAGCTTTGGTGGGGACATCAAATTCCAGCCTATTTTTATGGAGAAGGAGATGAAGATTTTGTAGTGGCAGAAACAAAAGAAGAAGCTCTACAACTTATAAAAGAAAAAACAGGTAAAGAAATTTCTGAAAATGATATTCGTCAAGATGATGATGTTTTAGATACGTGGGCTTCGTCGTGGCTTTGGCCTATTGCTGTTTTTGATGGCTTCAATGATGATTGTTTTGATAAGGAAACAGGAAAAATTGATTTGTCTAAAAATCCAGAGTTAGACTTTTTCTATCCAACACAAGTTTTGGTTACTGCGCCAGAGATTCTTTTCTTTTGGGTGGCAAGAATGATAATTGCAGGCTACGAATACACAGGCAAGCGTCCATTTAAAGATGTGTATTTGACAGGAATTGTAAGAGATAAGCAAGGTAGAAAAATGTCTAAGTCGCTTGGAAACTCCCCTGACCCATTAGATTTGATTGCAAAATATGGAGCTGATGGCGTGCGTGTGGGAATGCTTTTTTCTTCACCTGCGGGGAATGACTTGCCTTTTGATGAGAAACTTTGTAGGCAGGGAAGTGAGTTTTCTAACAAAATTTGGCAGGCTCTTCGTCTTTTGAACCTTTGGGAGAAGTCAGATATAGAAACACCAAAAGATTGTCAGATTGCTATTACTTGGTTTGAATCAAAACTAAATCAAGCATTTGCTGAAATTGAAAATCATTATGAAAATTACCGTATTTCGGATGCACTCTTAGGTATTTATAAGCTGATTAAAGATGAGTTTTGTTCTAATTATTTGGAGATGATAAAGCCAGCTTATGGTTCTCCGATTGATAAAGCAACTTATGGACAAACAGTTACCTTCTTTGAGCAGTTAATGAAAATTCTTCATCCGTTTATGCCTTTCCTTACTGAAGAAGTTTGGCATATCTTGAACGATAGAGAAGAAAAAGAGGCGATTCTCGTTTCAGAGTATCCAGATACAAAAGAGTTTGATGGTGCTATCTTGAAAAAAGTTGACCAGATTTTTGAATTAGTTTCACAAGTTAGAAAAGTTAGAAATGCTAAGAATATTCCACCGAAGGAAAAATTAGACTTATTCGTAAAATCTTCGGATAAGAATTTCTACGATGAGTTTCTTGAAGTTATTCAAAAACTAGCAGGTGTAGAAACTATCAACTTTACAGATGAGAAGCCAAGCCCAGCGATGAGTTTTGTAGTAAAAGGTGATGAGTTTTCTGTTCCGATTCAAGTAGATGTAGAAGAAGAGCGTCAAAATCTTATCAAAGAAATAGAATATACAAAAGGTTTCTTAAAGTCAGTAGATAAAAAACTTTCTAACGAGCGTTTTGTAAACAATGCAAAAGCTGAAATCGTGGAGAAAGAACGCCAAAAGAAAGCTGATGCAGAAGCCAAAATAAAGGCTTTGGAAGAGGCTTTGGGTAGTTTGGTTTAA
- a CDS encoding TetR/AcrR family transcriptional regulator: MKVKSPEKEERIYKVVLELTTKVGLAGLRISDIAKEADLAHGTLYIYFKNKKQLINQLYKKIKNRVSLELIPQNILDYSTKEAMLTLWKNYLHYLVHNQQEIHFMKQCRTSNILTEENKMISDSFYKKAQAFFQAGIDKRDIKDLNIALLIGTFVGMIENITLQITEQKLEYTQKLIEDSFEIYWHGIRK; this comes from the coding sequence ATGAAAGTAAAATCACCTGAAAAAGAGGAGCGTATTTATAAAGTTGTTTTGGAGCTTACTACAAAAGTAGGTTTGGCTGGTTTGCGTATTTCAGATATTGCAAAGGAAGCAGACCTAGCACACGGAACGCTTTATATTTATTTTAAAAATAAGAAACAGCTTATCAATCAGCTTTATAAAAAGATAAAAAATAGAGTTAGCTTAGAGCTTATTCCTCAAAATATTTTGGACTATTCTACAAAAGAAGCAATGCTGACTTTATGGAAAAATTATTTGCATTATCTAGTTCATAATCAGCAAGAAATACATTTTATGAAACAATGTAGGACTTCAAATATTTTGACGGAAGAAAATAAAATGATTTCAGACTCCTTTTATAAAAAAGCACAAGCCTTTTTTCAAGCTGGAATAGACAAAAGAGATATTAAAGATTTGAACATAGCACTTCTCATCGGAACTTTTGTTGGAATGATTGAAAATATCACTCTTCAAATTACAGAGCAAAAACTAGAATATACGCAGAAGCTAATAGAAGATAGCTTTGAAATCTATTGGCACGGCATTAGAAAATAG
- a CDS encoding SDR family oxidoreductase: MTTQKTIFITGASSGIGKATAEYFAAQGWNVAATMRNPSDALTETSTLKKFVLDVQDKSSISKAVKDSIAAFGKIDVVLNNAGYGTAGVLESGTDEQIRRQFDVNFFGLVDVIRTFLPHFRENKSGLFMNVSSIGGLITLPMFSIYHATKWAVEGLTESLQYELNPLGIELKLIEPGGVKTDFAGRSLDMFQNETDEHYQKTITRMLKNFEGTERSANYSTPEQMAEGIFNAATDGKKQLRYVLGNDAQQLWQARQNMPYQDFREMIRGNMLG; this comes from the coding sequence ATGACAACTCAGAAAACAATATTTATCACAGGAGCATCTTCAGGCATTGGAAAGGCAACAGCAGAATATTTTGCAGCACAAGGCTGGAACGTCGCAGCTACTATGCGTAATCCGTCTGATGCGCTTACTGAAACTTCAACACTCAAAAAATTTGTATTAGATGTACAAGATAAAAGCAGTATTTCTAAGGCTGTGAAAGATTCGATAGCAGCATTTGGAAAAATAGATGTTGTATTAAATAATGCAGGCTATGGAACGGCTGGAGTTTTGGAAAGTGGAACAGATGAGCAAATCAGAAGACAGTTTGATGTCAATTTTTTTGGTTTGGTAGATGTAATCCGTACTTTCTTGCCACACTTTAGAGAAAACAAATCTGGACTTTTTATGAATGTTTCTTCTATTGGTGGACTGATTACTTTACCAATGTTCTCTATATATCACGCAACCAAATGGGCTGTGGAAGGACTTACAGAGAGTTTGCAGTATGAACTTAATCCACTAGGAATTGAATTAAAGCTAATAGAACCAGGGGGAGTAAAGACAGACTTTGCAGGACGTTCTTTAGATATGTTTCAAAACGAAACAGATGAGCATTATCAAAAAACAATTACTAGAATGCTGAAAAATTTTGAGGGAACGGAGCGTTCGGCTAACTATTCTACGCCAGAGCAAATGGCAGAAGGTATTTTTAATGCAGCCACAGATGGAAAAAAACAGCTTCGTTATGTTTTAGGCAACGATGCTCAACAGCTTTGGCAAGCAAGACAAAATATGCCTTATCAAGATTTTAGAGAGATGATTCGTGGCAATATGTTAGGCTAA
- a CDS encoding DUF4296 domain-containing protein produces MIKRNLYKGYKVNFFWLAILLCFTVSLVACSKKNKQNGERPNFSSERNLPDSIFPREKFAQIISDILIAESAVVQQYDPKESKLVRFEKYRYNIYKKHNIDSNYFNKNYNYYLKMPKRAELFLFVVEDTLQARKDSLRLE; encoded by the coding sequence ATGATTAAAAGGAATTTATATAAGGGTTATAAAGTCAATTTTTTTTGGCTGGCTATTCTGCTTTGTTTTACTGTTTCTCTTGTTGCTTGTAGTAAAAAAAATAAGCAAAATGGAGAACGTCCTAATTTTTCATCTGAGAGAAACTTGCCTGATAGCATTTTTCCTAGAGAAAAGTTTGCTCAAATAATATCTGACATATTGATAGCAGAATCTGCTGTGGTACAACAATACGACCCAAAAGAATCTAAATTAGTGCGTTTTGAAAAATATAGATACAATATTTATAAAAAACATAATATTGATTCAAACTATTTCAATAAAAATTATAATTACTATCTCAAAATGCCCAAACGTGCAGAACTTTTCTTGTTTGTTGTAGAAGATACACTACAAGCTCGTAAAGATTCTTTGAGGTTGGAATAG
- the rpsU gene encoding 30S ribosomal protein S21, translating into MLSINVKENESIEKALKRFKKKFEKAGVLRTVRSRNYFEKPSVSRRTEKIRAAYRQKMQSQDQEM; encoded by the coding sequence ATGTTATCTATCAACGTAAAAGAAAACGAGTCTATTGAAAAGGCTCTTAAAAGATTCAAAAAGAAATTCGAAAAAGCTGGCGTTTTGCGTACTGTTCGTAGCCGTAACTACTTCGAAAAACCATCAGTATCTCGTCGTACAGAGAAAATCCGTGCTGCATACCGTCAGAAAATGCAATCACAAGACCAAGAAATGTAG
- a CDS encoding DUF481 domain-containing protein has protein sequence MNSTQKLFFLLLTILSFFIHPKEVVSQILNIEKERQSIKTNDSTVWRGNFVFGFDLTKQENTVLQFDNDSYLLFLTPKHSYIWIGHINLIKAEGKNVISEGYFHHRINFWRKKKLSLELFTQYQYNETRGLRNRGLVGATPRLSLHASDKLDIAIGTGAMYEWEEWRLEESNQVTRLIKSTNYINFHAQLNEHVELMFITYYQARFDRFFHPRIIGDANFRARLSKHISFNMKFTPYYDDEPVIPIEKWNYEVTTGIGIRF, from the coding sequence ATGAATTCCACTCAAAAACTATTTTTTTTACTACTTACTATTTTATCTTTTTTTATTCACCCTAAAGAAGTAGTCAGCCAAATTTTAAACATAGAAAAGGAAAGACAATCTATCAAAACAAATGATTCGACCGTTTGGAGAGGAAATTTTGTGTTTGGCTTTGACCTTACCAAACAGGAAAATACCGTTTTACAGTTTGATAATGACAGCTATTTACTTTTTCTAACTCCCAAACATTCCTATATTTGGATAGGACATATAAATCTTATCAAAGCAGAAGGAAAAAATGTAATTAGTGAAGGCTATTTTCACCACAGAATCAATTTTTGGAGAAAGAAAAAATTATCATTAGAATTATTTACGCAATATCAATATAACGAAACACGAGGACTACGAAATCGTGGACTGGTAGGTGCAACTCCTCGCCTTTCTCTTCACGCTTCCGATAAGTTAGACATTGCTATCGGAACAGGTGCTATGTATGAATGGGAAGAATGGCGATTAGAAGAAAGCAACCAAGTTACTCGTCTCATTAAATCTACCAACTACATCAATTTCCATGCACAACTCAACGAACATGTAGAGCTGATGTTCATTACCTACTATCAAGCTCGTTTTGATAGATTTTTCCACCCACGTATTATTGGAGATGCGAACTTTAGAGCAAGACTTTCCAAGCATATTTCTTTCAATATGAAATTTACACCCTATTACGATGATGAGCCTGTCATTCCAATTGAGAAGTGGAACTATGAAGTTACGACTGGAATTGGTATTAGATTTTAA
- a CDS encoding MazG nucleotide pyrophosphohydrolase domain-containing protein: protein MPNLPQSNDLNQFQDYIKKLCVERGWDKNSPEQLFLLLTEEIGEVAKAIRNHTNLHTQKHQDKAQTKAELASELADVLNYILDISNHFEIDLAQAFKEKNTENESREWK, encoded by the coding sequence ATGCCAAATTTACCACAATCCAATGATTTAAACCAATTTCAAGACTACATAAAAAAACTATGTGTAGAACGAGGCTGGGATAAAAACTCTCCTGAACAACTTTTCTTGCTCTTGACAGAAGAAATAGGAGAAGTTGCCAAAGCTATTCGTAATCATACTAATCTTCACACCCAAAAACATCAAGATAAAGCACAAACAAAGGCAGAACTTGCTTCTGAACTTGCTGATGTTTTGAATTACATTTTAGATATTTCTAATCATTTTGAAATAGATTTGGCACAGGCTTTCAAAGAAAAAAATACAGAAAACGAAAGCCGAGAATGGAAATAG
- the gldA gene encoding gliding motility-associated ABC transporter ATP-binding subunit GldA yields the protein MLKITNLTKLYGSQAAVDNLSFEAKKGEILGFLGPNGAGKSTTMKIATCYMAASSGNVEVGGINVAERPKAVRQKIGYLPEHNPLYLDMYVKEYLAFMGKFYGVTGNLLKTRIKEVIELVKLERESHKQLRQLSKGYRQRVGLAQALLHDPEVLILDEPTTGLDPNQIVEIRNVIKSISAEKTIIFSTHIMQEVQALCDRVVIINKGKKVLDTSIDKLNDKLKTELNQNEYVLNLEIEKPILETEWQQIEGISKVEISQNEPTKVKLFTQSDLRREIFLYAAKNEWVLLEMQQQTQSLENIFHQLTK from the coding sequence ATGCTCAAAATAACAAATCTTACAAAACTATATGGCTCGCAGGCTGCTGTCGATAATCTTTCCTTTGAAGCTAAAAAGGGAGAAATTTTAGGTTTTCTAGGACCCAATGGCGCAGGAAAATCGACAACAATGAAAATTGCGACCTGTTATATGGCTGCCAGTAGTGGCAATGTTGAAGTAGGTGGTATTAATGTAGCTGAAAGACCAAAAGCAGTAAGACAAAAAATAGGTTATTTGCCAGAACATAATCCACTTTATTTGGATATGTATGTAAAGGAATATTTGGCTTTTATGGGCAAATTTTATGGTGTAACTGGTAATCTTTTAAAAACTAGAATTAAGGAAGTTATTGAACTTGTAAAGTTGGAAAGAGAATCTCACAAACAGCTTCGTCAGCTTTCCAAAGGTTATCGTCAGCGTGTCGGACTAGCACAGGCACTACTTCACGACCCAGAAGTTTTGATTTTGGACGAACCCACCACAGGACTAGACCCCAATCAGATTGTAGAAATTCGTAATGTTATTAAAAGTATTAGTGCAGAAAAGACTATTATTTTTTCTACGCATATTATGCAAGAAGTTCAAGCTCTTTGTGATAGAGTTGTGATTATCAACAAAGGAAAAAAAGTATTGGATACTTCCATTGATAAACTGAATGATAAGTTAAAAACAGAATTGAATCAGAATGAGTATGTTTTGAATTTGGAAATAGAAAAGCCTATTTTAGAAACTGAATGGCAGCAAATAGAAGGAATATCAAAAGTAGAAATTAGTCAAAACGAACCTACAAAAGTCAAGTTGTTTACACAAAGTGATTTGAGGAGAGAAATATTTTTATACGCAGCTAAAAATGAGTGGGTTTTATTAGAAATGCAGCAGCAAACGCAATCTTTAGAAAATATTTTTCATCAGCTTACTAAATAA
- a CDS encoding MafI family immunity protein: protein MVYSKENEIRKIINQAAYLGLPTQNIIDAKELVEYNESGIALELIITQVYEYEKRISKTLYEDIERLAKKIEMKEVDYSFLKELIKD from the coding sequence ATGGTTTATTCAAAAGAAAACGAAATAAGAAAAATAATAAATCAAGCTGCATATTTAGGTTTGCCTACGCAAAATATTATTGATGCAAAAGAGCTCGTAGAGTATAATGAAAGTGGAATAGCCTTAGAATTAATTATCACTCAAGTTTATGAGTATGAAAAAAGAATTAGTAAAACACTTTATGAAGATATTGAAAGACTGGCAAAAAAAATTGAAATGAAAGAAGTAGATTACTCATTTTTAAAGGAATTGATTAAAGATTAG